tggaatggagaacaggtgtgctggaatcagagtgaagggatgacgtaatggttagacgtccggagatggtggcctctgctggccagcgaggggaatgactgggaccgagtcggtgacattaATGATGTAAACGAATGATTTATGAATGTAATCGATAAAGAAAACGGTAATGTGAATTTCATAGTAGTATTTCTCTTGCTAAACAATATTACGACTCTTATATTAAACAGGATCCCATTTTCACAATGACGTCCCTTCACTTCTGCCTTTCAGCAGTGCAGTGTTTTTAATTGTGACATGTTGATGATTGTTGATTATTTTGcatcagaatgtttatttttgatagACTCAAATGAAATGCAGCAGTCAAATGTGTCGTCAAATGTGTGGCTTTTATggctttagtttttatatttacactacagcaaacaaataaaggTGGAGTCTGaagaaaatgcagtgtttttagtTCACTTTCATTTTGAGTTCAGGGTTATCTTTGATGAATGAGAGACGTCTCTGGGAAATGTACAACTGAAAATATTAACATTACACGCTGTGATTTAAGACTATTAGAGTATTGGAcatgtgtttaaatgttttaatactgCACTGCTTGGAGTTTaactatgatttatttattatgagcAGGAATATGTTATTATTCATCAGGGGAAGTAAGTGTTTGACACCTTTACACTTATTAAATCAGTTTATTTCATCATataatgggtttattttattttgatgctgctctgattataaatgtttattatctgTCATATGTTAATGTTCCAGCAGGAGTAAAATCCTTTATTAAATCTTCTCATATTTCCTGGTATGTGTGTCGTCTACAAACGCGATCAGTTTCATCATCTAATATTTACTGATCCATCACTCGCTTTGTTCAGTTTCTCCATTGGAATGAATTAAGACAGTGCtctaccgccacctactggctGGTTTTTAATTTGATATCGGTTCTACACTTTAATAAGTTACAAAAAAATTCATAATCTAATAACACTGATTTTAAATGCAGTCTTCTTGgtgtatttatagtaaatagaGGATAAATACTTTAATAGCACTTTCTAACAACACGTCTGGGTTCATTTCTGCCCTGCACAGATACTGTAGAtctttcaaaataattttaataatgaatttgtTTATcaagttattaatattatcattattattatgttattataaggAGTCACTTACAACATTTTTGATCTGTTTCCCTCTTTCTCTGTTCAAGTAAAAATCTAGCtgatctgttgttgttgttgttgttgttgtgttttttcatGTCAGACGTCTCCCAAACCCCTACCGCACATCTGTGTCTGCACATGCACACATGTACAAAAGGATGACTGTCAATATACagaaaataatgataattttaaATACAGCAGGTCTTGACTATCAtctttaataaacataaacacaaCTGTACATTTTTCACAAGGGAATTCCCCTTCAGCATTGAAGTACCAATGTGCTGAGCAGTGCTTGCAGGACCCCCCTCTCGCCATCCCCAACAGACACAACACTTGTAAAACAGTATAAGCCTCTGCTTGAGGACACCTAAATAAAATCAAGAACATTTTTAAGCAGAacacaaacataattcaacatttcACAACTAATGGAGTACTGTACAAAGTGCTGGCCATATTCTGTACTCTTTATCCTGTgtgtacacagacacacacacacacgctcacacacaaacaatagtaaacctgcgcacacacacacacacacacacacacacacacgcacaaacaataGTAaacctgcgcgcacacacacacacaaacaatagtaaatctgcgcacacacacacacacacacaaacaatagtaaatctgtgcacacacacacacgcacatacacacacgcacacactctctctctctctctctctctctctctcacacacacacacacacacacacacacacacacacactttctctctctctttcacacacacgcccacacacacactctctctctctcacacacacacacacacaaacacactcacacacagacacatacacagacaAGCACACCCTctcatatttacacacactctctctttctcacacacacacagacacacacacacaaacacacactctctctaaaacacagacacacacacaaacacactctgtcacacacacacacacaaacacacactctctctaaaacaaagacagacacacacacacacacacacacacactgctgtgactgtgaggattctgggtaaatctctcgtcagtcttcagctcagtttcactgatgatccaggataaacagcaaacccagcacagagcggctcagtgaatgtggtctggactgagtggatgaggctcattgtgtctctatagatgttgtagaagatcagagttcctgcactgtgatccacaaacactcctattctcctgctgagcaccttcactgggagatcagtgaGTGTGTTATTGTGACTGAATATGAATCTGGAGGAAGAGCagaacaaactccaggactgagcattatatcCAAACCAACACTCAACacctcctcccttcctcctgatgctcttatatgacactgatatacacacaccatcatcatctccactccagtcaatctcccagtaacagcgtccacacacactctctctgcacaacacctgaagaTAACCATTAAATCtgtgtggatgatcaggatacggctgattctctctcacattcttcacctctctgttctcctcagacagaatgagttgagtgtttgctgtgtttggatccagagtgaggaaacagacatctgaacacaagaacacacacatttacaaccacagctgtgtgtgtgtgtgtgtgtgtgtgtgtgtgtgtatgtttgagagagagaaagagagagagaatgtctgtgcatgtgtgtctacatgtttgtgtttgtgtgtgtgtgtgtgtgtgtaagagaagagagagtgtgtgtatgtaagtatgtgtctttttgtgtgtgtgagagagagggagtgtgtgtgtgtgtgtagtcctacatttgtgtagtcctgctgtaatcctcgtctctcctccatgatccagactgtgaACACACACAGATTGTCCTAcagtcagtacacaaacatcagcttataacacacacacacacacacacacacacacacacttgtcagCAGATGTGTGTCAGAATGATTGTGATCAAGCATCACTCATTATTCTATTATCCTCATGTTCCCTGATGGAAAACACTTTCGTCCGCTCACACACTCTGATGAAGACACACAGGAGATGCAGCCTGTAGAGTAGAACAGTCCTGTCTATGAAGAGCAAGTCATTCACTATCAGTTCATGTAGAGAGGGGGACACTTTATTATCTATAGTCCTCTTCAGTTTGGCCGACTGTGAAACAGAAGTTCTAATGGCAGCTCATTTATCCAGCACAGCCTACATCCAGCCTCATGTAGAGCCAGAATGAGTTTAAACAGATCATCATTAAACTGAAGCTCCTCTCATGCTGTACAGATTTCATTATGCTCTGGAATAGTTGTGAATATTGATCTGGTAATTCTGCAGCTCATAGATCTGCTCCACTGACAGAAGCTGCCGATTTATTTTCCACTGGATTATAATCAAAGTGCACCAGTACAGAGCGGCTTTCACCACACAATAGGACTCAGATCAGAGGAGTATTGCACACCAGTAGATTAAGAAAGCCAGGATTTCAGAAAAAGTGCAGCTTGACTGAGTCTATGAAACACTGGGGtttgggggtgggggtggggggtggggggggggtggggAGGCCACGTACTATCAGAAgaagcacattttaacatgtatatcacaaaatacttaaaacattattcaaagtccttttttcatgcatcactctgcagtcttcataaacaagatattTAAAGAACTTCAACTCAAAATAACcttccttgttcatttatttgacaagtgaCTTTTGGTGTAGGAGAACACATCTCTAATATTcgagtacatcaaggcacattgctgcacctgtacactttaacaggcctacagaTGAAGTccatttattttgccctcccattcatttacaataatgtttctggaaatgtttacagtgtttcCCAAAGTATAATGAATCTGGAGTCACAATAAgtcctatttcttattgtttattttgtgaataaaagctgtttttaattttaataaaaatagtgtcagtattattagcatccttaagaaatatttactgtatattttttatttacacaataaatcagttacaaaatcatttgactaattatttaaactttcgTAGTTAACTGAAAAActctaaattacactttaatcttaattaaaaaactataaaacacttaaagggactttgtctgaatacaactgtctttcaaaataactagtaaattaTTATGCACTGGCTGTCACCTTGTGGAAGATAaagtagatattagaaatgagttagtttaactattgtgtttaaaatgtgctgtaaataaatcatgtgttgaagacggaaatcaaaaatgaatgaaggcaaaactaaacgagttgaataaGACTGACATGAGCTGACTGAAGACTACATTTGATCATGTGTTACATCTGTTTTTAGTAGCTTGCCGATTGTTTGTACATTCAAGACCGCATTTCCTAacgtaaaactatgtacactagatttctgattaaATATGGTGTCTGCATGGCCAAAGACTTCCTATATTAAAGTGTTAAAATCGCTATTGAAATCGAAGTCTAATAtcatcaacagtggacattttgatggtgtttcacaacatgaacatgactgaagtttaatctttttattacctgtgtcaatttgggcgTCAACTTCTGACGAATGCGGGAACTGATGCGCGCAGCACCGTCACAGAGAGAGCCAAAACAGAGGGAGCGACACCTAAAGCACTCGAGAGAGACTCTGcctttgagccctcaaatgtgtcattaagtttgacatgtttcccccttacacgcaacttttgtgaagacggttgctgtgtcagaatccttgcttgtaaaatacgctttagaatgcttagtttaagcaaattggatGAACGTGATCACGCGCCATGATCTGATGAGCATCGCTTTGCTTTCGTTCACCAAAAACCAGGCTGAAAGCGCTGTACTGTGCGCGTTGCGTGCGTCTGTTCCCTAGCGACAATAACAAATGCCTGATACCgcctgtccgtattcctcaaaTATGTTTAGAATTAAAAGTTCAGTGATGCTGTGACAACTCGTGTGCCTTTTTTCATGCACACCTTTGATGCTTTTAACGTTTTTGCTGCAGCACCGTAATTAGGCACCGTATTCATACGCTGATTTACCGGTACATACTGGTTACCAAGGTActggtgctataatggcaccgggtttcggtacccaagcCTAGTTTTCAcacactttgggaaccactggtcaaGTAAACACTACAAAGAACATACAAATGTAACAAAACACCTGcttaaaagcacacacacacacacacacacacacacacacacacacacacacacacacacacacacacacacacacacacacacatctctgagctgatactgtacagttcttcagcagaaatgtagagaacaagtttcactgctcaactacaatgctgaaactgtacagtgttaatatgagatataatatcacgcttaatgtgagaactgccccagtgcactgacatatttaacagctttgattcatatctggacactagaagagcagtgaagtatcaaagtatctgtattcacaataaaaaaggcagtgctgctccacatacttgagtttgtccagtgtgtagtttggatcctccagttgttcagagagcagcttgactcctgaatctcctggatgattgtagctcagatccagctctctcaggtgtgaggggtttgaagtcagagctgaagacagaaaaccacagccttcctctgtcaccatacagccagacaatctacaaacacagcaatagtccacatcacacagttggacaatcacacatctctttgtgttgtgaagatgctgactgctgtttctgctcaagtcaacagcagtgatgaacacacacatcctgatcagctctccttattgatcacatcaggggcctcatgtatcaacgctgcgtacgcacaaaaactttgcgtacaccaggtttcacgctcagaatcgctcacgtttggatttactaacaatgaactgaacgtgggaatgtgcgcaggttcactgcagctttctggcaggcgtacgcacattttttgtgcgtgtctgttttatttccattggcgactcctagaggcagttgtgttaaattcttctctacaaagtgtctgagccttgcaatggcagccgtatgagacgggttcatatagtaggtatgtaagatttccataccatacagttgaccagctaaacattaaagcacaatttgcagcggtcgcctgttttcccaatgtaatctgagcgatctactgcatgcacattgctataaagacactatctgaagatgaatttgcattcgtgaatcagaaacatttccattcaataaatgtgcaaataaaatatgatgcacaaacttattgatgattcctacttgtctttcatgtgataaatagtgggcaaaatctgatatgtagcggggaaaaaaagaagatagagttcatcagacgctggattctaaccgagtttatgctcgaacgtgtcagtacatgatcacatgcttcttatgaggtgcgccactgagactgcaaagggtactgcaacattttacagatataaaccacactatttcttttttaaatgcactcagtgcgatgttcagacccaactgtgttgaccgcatcagctaaactctcccactctatttttttcttttgttgttaattccggagaacaaacttgcaaataacaccgcttttctccggtctacctctgaaagcagcacctccaattcacattctgttcaaagtttctctttttgcttgattttgccgttgctttttcgttgggtttttccattagcttagtcattagcatattcatacgggggaggaggcagggaggggttttgtgctcgtgcatgttgcgctcagtttcacgttcattcagatgtacaaaagaatatgcgtgagatttttttctgcgtacgcacatttacagctttgtgcgtaagCAATATTTttgtaagatttccacgcaagtcttcgtacatgaggccccagcacacacacacacacactcacacactcacacacactcaacaaggactcgacatcatctgtagaagtgtacagagcaaagacattgttcataatacaccacatcaagctgtaaagtctgctgtgaggaggaagaagacacacttgagctcagaagatcatcttaaagtcatgtataaaacacaacaggaaatgagctgatttcatcatttatattgtgattctgttgtggactaaaacaaaatgagctcagacaaacacaaagccgctctcttcatgtgttcatcacctgacccacagtcacattcacactgaTGCTCCATTAGGGGACTTTTATTCTGTCAGGAGAGAAACAGCTGATCAATATTCATGACTGCTGACTCTCCTTCACATTCAGCCTTTAGCAGATATTGTTTTAGATGAGCGAGTAATCAGGATTATTTCACACACTTTATCAtgagacttttatttgttttcaagaaactgaaactgcacaaatatgagaGCAGCTCAAACCTTCAGCAGGACACAAAACAGCTTGACTTTAGCGTTTAActctgctgctttcacacctccAGATCCACTGTTCTGCTCTGAAACAGGATTAACACtgctataatgtttatttgtgttctcGCTGCGCTTcactttcacacagaaatgttgaatgtcgacacccacagacagacacaacctggtaaagttttcaaacagtgaactgagactgcaactattagtgaaatctatattaaagctcttcaaatatgatttagatttacagtaattgtttttcatgtttaaatctgatttattcttgtgtttaaagcgtttgtcattcctctacttcagtgtctcagactcattcagaaatgattattaaatgctggattaatgcacaagagagtttggcgaacacgttttacaccatttcaaatatatattatatgtgcggctgtataagtcacatacagcgctcagcataatggaggacagcccattctgaaaaccaagactttcctccatttctcagtcaatataggcagtgtattctgctgcatttaaacagaacacatttattacacagatttattcatgacaatcatTGAAAGATAACACAATAAAACTTAAgctaatattgcaaaaaaaaaaaaaattccattgttttgcttctcttgatttttcctcttttttaattttgtatttaatatttttctataacacataAATATGAGTGCCCTAGTTTTTACACCgttatcataaattattttgttagatgagctccagatttggctaatctattgtatatgcacaaatataatactgtagagcttcctattaaactatgaatgtaaaagagagattagtgagggctgtacttatatatgctgagcactgtatattgttcacccagagtgtttacatggtcacacagcagtaacacaacaagcattgagtttgggctagcttctgcagatggacattgctgtacactgcccttgatgggtgagtgggggagtgtctgttgtctctcaggtgtgaattattcatgagcattgtcactcacacatacagctgagatcacccaaaacaaacttaacaaaatgtagatcattgtaatgttttctctgaatgagagaacagaataatttcacataattgcgcagtaaatattctagtctacaagactgcttactctaaactcttgttcaggcacattcagtctggttttagattcgtatttcagctacatttgtttctctaaaacctactaaccacacataatatttatttctacAAAACAGATGTCaaggcatgtcaaaacatctcaggggtcccaaaatcacctcagacccctgagggttaactacaggtatagtatgagcagtgtgaaacacaATCACTGATAAACCAGAATTCCTGTTATTTGGGGTTTAGTAtcacccagggttaacatgttcaagcatgaagagctctaatatgaaactgtctgactgtagttattgtagagtggagaatcatttacctcagtgtgtccagtttacagtgttgactcttcagtccatcagagagaagcttcactcctgaatcctgcaggtcattgttactcaggtccagctctctcagcacacagtttgaggattgtagagctgaagacaaactctcacaacaCTGAACAGTGAGTTTACAGCTCTGTAGTCTGTGTAGAGGACAGAGAGCAACACAATCAGCAGTAAGAAATGAGCAGTGTTGAGTGTTCATGAGTTCAGTCTACAGTGATAAAAGCAACACtggaaataaactatatatatatactgctcaaacaataaagggaacactaaaataacacatcctagatctgaatgactgaaatattcttattaaatactttgttttttacacagttgaatgtgctgacaacaaaatcacacagacatgatcactggaaatcaaatgtattaaccCATGGAGGACTGGATTAGGAGTCACACTCAAAGCTGTAGTGAACTGCAGGAATTGCTGACACACTCCAGACACATGAGGTCCAGCATTGTCTTGCATTAGGAGGAATCCAGGGTCAACCAGACCGTACATGGTCTCACAAGGGTCTGAGGATCTCATCTCAGTACCTAATAGCAGTCAGGCTACCTCATGGTGTTGTTCCATGGTGTTGGGCTGCAACCCCCACCTGTGGACATCGGGTCCTCATACCACCCTCATGCCTCAGAACAAGCCTGTTTAattcatttatctttttatttttttattgatttaatctacattaaactaaactaaagctgTATCCCCCATTCATGTGACTGTAAtgaattattgaacagattattaataactaatcagagagcattttactgagctcagtgtaaagtttagtgtttaggcctacagtaaatgtaatattagaggCATGTCTGCGGCGAGACGGCAATACTGTGTCTAAAATTACACTATTTCTctgatcagaaaacaaacacaattatccaagagcaacactgtgttagatttgagcaaatacacatcaacaaatgtcctattcagctggaggagcacagggatttacagggatttgagttattttccaggataaactgtaaagcaaatgaagtagattattaaataagtacaaatgttgtttgtgtgagtaaaaagtcaagaaaagttTGTTCAATACGTTTAGAAATgctgaaataaatgagcaaataaggaaacagaacactgccgccgcgtccccatgcagtaatatggtgtatcagcgatctcacagggggacgatatggccagctaaagattttctgttaaagcagggcagtgattcactaaactgatctgagtcttcagtgcagactgatgtgtgtcttctgtgatcaatcaatgaatactcacagagctcttctgcagtttctcacaGCTGCTGTCAGTCTCCGTCTTCCCTCATCTGATGTGTTGAATTTATTAGAGTCTAACTCATCCAGCGGCTCCTCTGACATCTCAATCATGTAGgagattgttgagcagtgagcaggagagagATCCTCCTCTGAGTatttgtctgatttcacaaactcctgaatctctctggccagagtctgatctttcacctccagcagacagaggaacagattgatggatctttcagctgAGAGAGGGTTATCTCTCTTGATCTCgtctttaatgtactgtgtgattctcctgatgttctctgagctctcctctgtgtgtgtcagcagatcctggaagagtctctgattggactccagtgggacgcccagcaggaaccgcaggaacagatccagatgaccattACTACTCCTGACAGCTTTATATACTGCTGAACTGAGCAGATCATACAGAGACTCCTCATAGCTGGACTGTAGATATTGATCATCTGAATATTCTTCATCATAAATCACCCTCAGCGGTTCTCTGTTCTTTGTTAAATGgcagtaaaacacaaagaaagcagccagaaactcctgaaagctgagatggatgaagctgtagactttcctctgatgaatcacagattcctccttgaagatctcagtgcagatcccagaatacaccgaggcgtcagtgacgtctatgcagctctcaatcaggtcctcctcatagaacatcacattgcccttcatcagctgtctgaaagccacttcagcaagtttgaggatcactcctctgttggactgcaggagtttctctggatctctctcttcatacttctgcttcctcatgttgatctgaatcagcaggaagtggatgtacatctcagtcagagtttgagggatttctgcactcacatcttcttccaggagcttctgaagcacagtggaggagatccagcagaagacgggtatgtggcacatgatctggaggcttcttgctcttctgatgtgggagatgattctgctggcttgatgctcgtcgctgattctcttcctgaaatattcctccttctgaggctcagtgaatccctgaatctctgtcagacgcttgatgtatctggaggggatctgatgggctgctgctggtctggaggtgatccagatgagagcagagggaagcagatctcctttcaggaggctccgcatcaacacagccactgatgaagattcagtcacagcacaaactttctcctcatctgaaaagttgagtgtgattctgctttcatccagaccatcaaagatgaacacaactctacactgctcataaatcttgagctccagatcttcaagttcaggatgaaagtccagcagaagtctgtgaagactgtactgatgatctctgatcaagttcagctctcgaaatggaagcacaaacatgaaatctacatcctgatggtcttttccctcggcccagtccagaatgaacttctgcacagagacggttttcccgattccagcgatgcctttagtgagaacagtcttgatctgggctttctccttcttgatcttctcctcatgtcctgctccagctgaggctttaaagatgtcattgcagtagactgGAGTGTGTTGTGAGGGTTTTGTTCTGCCTCTTTTCTCCATGtgtaaaacctcatgttcttcattcactccttcactctctccttctatgatgtagagctgtgtgtagatgctgttcaggagggtttgagtctctccatgg
The Danio rerio strain Tuebingen ecotype United States chromosome 4, GRCz12tu, whole genome shotgun sequence genome window above contains:
- the LOC137491376 gene encoding protein NLRC3-like isoform X1; this translates as MGNSHTAGDQDLSKRCSSVHQKRAEAEPSCVSMKSDASMDPPIAFKSGNTRPAVSVYRDDQNGDLQQDSLQPEHDELQRVKEQHKTSMKNKYERLFEGINHGETQTLLNSIYTQLYIIEGESEGVNEEHEVLHMEKRGRTKPSQHTPVYCNDIFKASAGAGHEEKIKKEKAQIKTVLTKGIAGIGKTVSVQKFILDWAEGKDHQDVDFMFVLPFRELNLIRDHQYSLHRLLLDFHPELEDLELKIYEQCRVVFIFDGLDESRITLNFSDEEKVCAVTESSSVAVLMRSLLKGDLLPSALIWITSRPAAAHQIPSRYIKRLTEIQGFTEPQKEEYFRKRISDEHQASRIISHIRRARSLQIMCHIPVFCWISSTVLQKLLEEDVSAEIPQTLTEMYIHFLLIQINMRKQKYEERDPEKLLQSNRGVILKLAEVAFRQLMKGNVMFYEEDLIESCIDVTDASVYSGICTEIFKEESVIHQRKVYSFIHLSFQEFLAAFFVFYCHLTKNREPLRVIYDEEYSDDQYLQSSYEESLYDLLSSAVYKAVRSSNGHLDLFLRFLLGVPLESNQRLFQDLLTHTEESSENIRRITQYIKDEIKRDNPLSAERSINLFLCLLEVKDQTLAREIQEFVKSDKYSEEDLSPAHCSTISYMIEMSEEPLDELDSNKFNTSDEGRRRLTAAVRNCRRALLQSCKLTVQCCESLSSALQSSNCVLRELDLSNNDLQDSGVKLLSDGLKSQHCKLDTLRLSGCMVTEEGCGFLSSALTSNPSHLRELDLSYNHPGDSGVKLLSEQLEDPNYTLDKLNLDHGGETRITAGLHKYVCFLTLDPNTANTQLILSEENREVKNVRENQPYPDHPHRFNGYLQVLCRESVCGRCYWEIDWSGDDDGVCISVSYKSIRRKGGGVECWFGYNAQSWSLFCSSSRFIFSHNNTLTDLPVKVLSRRIGVFVDHSAGTLIFYNIYRDTMSLIHSVQTTFTEPLCAGFAVYPGSSVKLS
- the LOC137491376 gene encoding protein NLRC3-like isoform X2 encodes the protein MGNSHTAGDQDLSKRCSSVHQKRAEAEPSCVSMKSDASMDPPIAFKSGNTRPAVSVYRDDQNGDLQQDSLQPEHDELQRVKEQHKTSMKNKYERLFEGINHGETQTLLNSIYTQLYIIEGESEGVNEEHEVLHMEKRGRTKPSQHTPVYCNDIFKASAGAGHEEKIKKEKAQIKTVLTKGIAGIGKTVSVQKFILDWAEGKDHQDVDFMFVLPFRELNLIRDHQYSLHRLLLDFHPELEDLELKIYEQCRVVFIFDGLDESRITLNFSDEEKVCAVTESSSVAVLMRSLLKGDLLPSALIWITSRPAAAHQIPSRYIKRLTEIQGFTEPQKEEYFRKRISDEHQASRIISHIRRARSLQIMCHIPVFCWISSTVLQKLLEEDVSAEIPQTLTEMYIHFLLIQINMRKQKYEERDPEKLLQSNRGVILKLAEVAFRQLMKGNVMFYEEDLIESCIDVTDASVYSGICTEIFKEESVIHQRKVYSFIHLSFQEFLAAFFVFYCHLTKNREPLRVIYDEEYSDDQYLQSSYEESLYDLLSSAVYKAVRSSNGHLDLFLRFLLGVPLESNQRLFQDLLTHTEESSENIRRITQYIKDEIKRDNPLSAERSINLFLCLLEVKDQTLAREIQEFVKSDKYSEEDLSPAHCSTISYMIEMSEEPLDELDSNKFNTSDEGRRRLTAAVRNCRRALLQSCKLTVQCCESLSSALQSSNCVLRELDLSNNDLQDSGVKLLSDGLKSQHCKLDTLRLSGCMVTEEGCGFLSSALTSNPSHLRELDLSYNHPGDSGVKLLSEQLEDPNYTLDKLNLDHGGETRITAGLHKYVCFLTLDPNTANTQLILSEENREVKNVRENQPYPDHPHRFNGYLQVLCRESVCGRCYWEIDWSGDDDDSYSVTITHSLISQ